From Salvelinus fontinalis isolate EN_2023a chromosome 37, ASM2944872v1, whole genome shotgun sequence, the proteins below share one genomic window:
- the LOC129836079 gene encoding growth/differentiation factor 10-like: protein MAVWFEFTAHMLFLTLGCCLGALESRTSSRTPWGLQGQGSDGTDSPFDRDRANQDVVSQHMYRLYEKYNRDLKRLREGNTVRSFRASQDSSDQRTFYHLNLTSLQDSERILSARFHFLFDRCPRPRAWFSKSYKIPACRSLHLHPAPSIHLFLHSNPSGSGFHPRSQASLLGNVTFHPNQRGLWQTQDVTVAIKEAREKGSHLVSVELDFGLQYHRQPEDTLSGASLPYLLMYADDHALDEPNSVAQTLQRYGPEAEVKENTSRPSLLPPKQGSKGRVRRGVPSRPDSIQNNELPEVEYRPSGSRKEYLFETATLKPIDPKPGRKERTRNGQGGEEEVKDGERDRGSQSPVLSLDERIPTTSSDGRSRLQDNSEGRSDGRNDRGKAGGSKSPMLSFDEWTMRKAKKRQRGSEAQIRSCSRRTLRVDFADIGWSEWVLAPKAFDAYYCAGACGFPMPKVLHPSNHATIQSIVRAVGIVPGVPEPCCVPEKMSPLVVLYQDEGVNLVLKVYPSMSVESCACR from the exons ATGGCAGTCTGGTTCGAGTTTACCGCGCACATGCTTTTTCTAACGCTGGGCTGTTGTCTCGGAGCTTTGGAGAGTCGGACCTCGAGCAGAACCCCATGGGGCTTGCAGGGACAGGGCAGCGATGGAACCGATTCACCGTTTGACCGAGACAGAGCTAATCAGGATGTGGTCTCACAGCACATGTACAGGCTGTATGAGAAGTACAACAGAGATCTGAAACGACTCAGAGAGGGAAACACTGTCAGGAGTTTCAGAGCCAGCCAAG ACTCGTCTGACCAGAGGACGTTTTACCATCTGAACCTGACGTCTCTCCAGGACTCGGAGCGCATCCTCTCTGCCAGGTTTCACTTCTTGTTCGACCGGTGCCCACGGCCAAGGGCCTGGTTCAGCAAAAGCTACAAAATCCCGGCCTGTCGCTCTCTACACCTCCACcctgctccctccatccacctCTTCCTTCACTCCAACCCCTCTGGGTCAGGGTTCCATCCAAGGTCGCAGGCGTCATTGCTAGGCAACGTGACATTTCACCCTAACCAGAGAGGGTTGTGGCAGACGCAGGACGTGACTGTGGCGATTAAGGAGGCCAGGGAAAAAGGCAGCCATTTGGTGTCGGTGGAGCTGGACTTTGGGCTGCAGTACCACAGACAGCCAGAGGACACGCTGTCGGGGGCCAGTCTACCTTATTTGTTGATGTATGCAGACGACCATGCGCTAGATGAGCCCAACAGTGTGGCACAGACTTTACAGAGGTATGGCCCTGAGGCTGAGGTGAAGGAAAATACTTCTCGCCCTTCTCTTCTTCCCCCTAAGCAGGGGTCAAAGGGTCGTGTGAGAAGGGGGGTACCATCACGCCCAGACTCCATCCAGAACAACGAGCTACCAGAGGTGGAGTACAGGCCTAGCGGATCCAGGAAAGAGTACCTGTTTGAAACCGCCACCCTGAAACCTATCGATCCCAAGcctgggaggaaggagaggacgaGGAACGGCCAGGGCGGAGAGGAAGAAGtcaaagatggagagagggatagagggagtcaATCGCCAGTTCTGAGCTTGGACGAGAGGATCCCAACGACGAGCAGCGATGGCAGGAGTAGGTTGCAAGACAACAGTGAGGGAAGGAGTGATGGAAGAAACGATAGAGGGAAAGCAGGAGGAAGTAAGTCTCCAATGCTGAGTTTTGATGAGTGGACAATGCGTAAGGCGAAGAAGAGACAGCGGGGATCGGAGGCCCAGATTAGGAGCTGCTCTAGGAGGACACTCAGGGTGGACTTTGCCGACATCGGCTGGAGTGAGTGGGTCCTGGCGCCTAAAGCCTTCGATGCCTACTACTGCGCTGGAGCCTGTGGATTCCCCATGCCCAAG gtgctGCATCCCTCCAACCATGCAACCATCCAGAGTATAGTCCGTGCGGTTGGGATAGTTCCAGGGGTCCCAGAGCCCTGCTGTGTCCCAGAGAAGATGAGCCCTCTGGTGGTTCTCTACCAGGACGAGGGAGTGAACCTGGTGCTCAAGGTCTACCCCAGCATGTCGGTGGAGAGCTGTGCCTGCAGATAG
- the LOC129835916 gene encoding pyruvate dehydrogenase E1 component subunit alpha, somatic form, mitochondrial-like, giving the protein MELDLVDHVERAHSRGSIWGRCALACQYQGNNQVCVMLYRDGAANHGQIFESFNMMSLWKQCIFICEKNKFGMGAHVERSSASTEYFKKQYSWPHGRTHTQSVSVDGMDILCVREANKFAADHCRARKGPIVMESETYCYHGHSMSDPGVSNHIRDEIQEVRSKSDPITMLKECMLSNNMASVKELEEIDVKIRKVNENGAQFDPEPPLDELCNHIFANKPPMEVRRTNPWVKLKSVS; this is encoded by the exons ATGGAGTTGGACCTGGTCGATCATGTGGAAAGAGCTCACTCTAGAG gttcCATTTGGGGCAGGTGTGCACTAGCCTGTCAGTACCAGGGTAACAACCAGGTCTGTGTGATGCTGTACAGAGACGGAGCAGCCAACCAT GGCCAGATCTTTGAGTCTTTCAACATGATGTCTCTATGGAAGCAGTGTATCTTCATCTGTGAGAAGAACAAGTTTGGCATGGGAGCGCATGTGGAGAGGTCTTCTGCTAGCACTGAGTACTTCAAGAAACAATATTCTTGGCCTCatggtaggacacacacacaatcagtgaGT GTGGACGGTATGGACATTCTGTGTGTGAGGGAAGCCAACAAGTTCGCTGCAGACCACTGCAGAGCCAGGAAG GGTCCTATTGTCATGGAGTCGGAGACCTACTGTTACCATGGACACAGCATGAGCGACCCTGGGGTTAG CAACCATATCCGTGACGAGATCCAGGAAGTGCGCAGTAAGAGTGACCCCATCACTATGCTGAAGGAATGCATGCTGTCCAACAACATGGCTTCTGTGAAGGAGCTCG AAGAAATAGATGTAAAGATCAGGAAGGTGAACGAGAACGGGGCCCAGTTTGACCCAGAGCCGCCATTGGACGAGCTCTGCAACCACATCTTCGCCAACAAACCGCCCATGGAGGTACGCCGGACCAACCCCTGGGTCAAACTAAAGTCTGTCAGCTAG